The proteins below are encoded in one region of Lepisosteus oculatus isolate fLepOcu1 chromosome 10, fLepOcu1.hap2, whole genome shotgun sequence:
- the LOC107078602 gene encoding uncharacterized protein isoform X3, whose amino-acid sequence MEQLESEEKSEECGAQASHLPSAEHSENKGNELCAKEPKSHSCKLCGVKDVNILQYYMHLVGGKHRQRLRQEGLTVPDSEASLLKKGVLHVYMEMQNRKEPIIGLQFVVQFKSTGDSDHPYYFCQLCKVLCQNDAISHVASRTHRFTYIKEIHPDMLPQNLKNPGAIHLLKPIAQTLETNEGMGEVQVQTLSPDDWSKFKTMSLEEIMEKYQVAAFSTKLPSGDSEKCQSDLPVEALPFEKNKKIEKLNAQKEVKERKFPCCEICEVVCSSEIQLNMHLNGKKHKLKLKTVQCKENWTAESVGTLKNYVENPKRSEPVVGLKYVTEYRFPDENQVPYYLCSLCKIKMKTGITSHVTSRKHRFIYMKQLHPDSLPFYLNLDQIPKISSFLREKAEILEKTFGRGEYLVEVLPEGDDQKLMTLNYDEALKLLQNRSQKKGKRTSNHVLEDERGPDDSDCRRSSEVQMREERCMDFPSQRHPGRRALDMDRDYWPRRECSEKGLTSQDSPTVSIPGLDCISSEQGDSVPATVTTRTARVLQVLEQILMVQPRSSGQRPSASSGL is encoded by the exons ATGGAACAGCTCGAATCGGAAG AGAAAAGTGAGGAATGCGGAGCCCAGGCTTCTCACTTGCCCAGTGCAGAGCACAG CGAGAATAAAGGCAATGAGCTGTGTGCGAAGGAGCCTAAATCTCACTCCTGTAAG ctttgCGGCGTGAAAGATGTCAATATTTTACAGTACTACATGCATCTTGTGGGAGGAAAGCACAGACAG AGGTTGCGCCAGGAAGGCCTGACAG TTCCTGATTCAGAAGCAAGTTTACTAAAGAAGGGAGTTCTGCATGTCTATATGGAGATGCAGAACCGCAAGGAGCCAATTATTG GCTTGCAGTTTGTGGTCCAGTTCAAGAGCACGGGGGACTCGGATCATCCATATTACTTCTGCCAGCTGTGCAAAGTCCTGTGTCAGAACGACGCTATCAGCCACGTTGCCAGCCGTACGCATCGCTTTACTTACATT AAAGAAATTCATCCAGACATGCTGCCTCAGAATTTGAAAAACCCTGGGGCGATTCACCTCCTGAAACCCATCGCGCAGACGCTGGAGACGAATGAGGGCATGGGGGAGGTTCAG GTGCAGACCTTGTCTCCTGACGACTGGtctaaatttaaaacaatgagCCTGGAAGAGA TTATGGAGAAGTATCAGGTGGCAGCGTTCTCCACGAAGCTCCCCAGTGGCGATTCAGAAAAGTGCCAGAGCGACCTCCCAGTTG AAGCTTTGCCTTTTgaaaagaataagaaaatagAGAAGCTCAATGCACAGAAAGAAGTCAAGGAACGGAAATTTCCCTGCTGTGAG ATCTGTGAAGTGGTTTGCAGCAGTGAGATACAGTTAAACATGCACTTGAACGGAAAGAAGCACAAACTG aaactgaaaactgTTCAATGCAAAG AAAACTGGACTGCAGAAAGTGTGGGGACCTTAAAAAACTATGTTGAAAATCCCAAGAGGTCTGAACCAGTGGTGG GCCTGAAATACGTGACAGAATATCGCTTCCCAGATGAAAACCAAGTTCCTTATTACTTGTGCAGCCTGTGCAAAATCAAGATGAAAACAGGTATTACATCTCATGTCACGAGCCGGAAGCATCGCTTCATCTACATG AAACAACTGCATCCCGATTCGCTGCCATTCTATTTGAACCTAGATCAAATTCCTAAGATAAGCTCCTTCCTGAGGGAAAAGGCTGAGATCCTGGAGAAGACCTTTGGACGTGGCGAATACCTG GTAGAAGTACTACCAGAAGGTGATGACCAAAAACTCATGACCTTGAACTATGATGAAG CTCTGAAACTCCTGCAAAACAGGAGTCAAAAGAAGGGCAAGAGGACTTCTAATCATGTGTTAGAAG atgaaaggGGTCCGGATGACAGTGATTGCAGACGATCGTCAGAAGTTCAGATGAGGGAAGAGAGGTGTATGGACTTTCCCAGCCAGAGGCATCCTGGGAGAAGGGCTCTGGATATGGATCGTGACTACTGGCCCAGGAGAGAGTGTTCTGAAAAAGGCTTGACCAG CCAAGACTCTCCCACAGTCAGTATACCCGGCTTGGATTGCATTTCCTCAGAGCAG GGCGACAGTGTCCCAGCAACTGTAACAACACGTACAGCTAGAGTACTGCAAGTGTTGGAGCAAATCTTAATGGTACAG CCTCGATCCAGTGGCCAGAGACCCTCAGCTTCATCAGGCCTTTAA
- the LOC107078602 gene encoding uncharacterized protein isoform X1: MEQLESEEKSEECGAQASHLPSAEHSENKGNELCAKEPKSHSCKLCGVKDVNILQYYMHLVGGKHRQRLRQEGLTVPDSEASLLKKGVLHVYMEMQNRKEPIIGLQFVVQFKSTGDSDHPYYFCQLCKVLCQNDAISHVASRTHRFTYIKEIHPDMLPQNLKNPGAIHLLKPIAQTLETNEGMGEVQVQTLSPDDWSKFKTMSLEEIMEKYQVAAFSTKLPSGDSEKCQSDLPVEALPFEKNKKIEKLNAQKEVKERKFPCCEICEVVCSSEIQLNMHLNGKKHKLKLKTVQCKENWTAESVGTLKNYVENPKRSEPVVGLKYVTEYRFPDENQVPYYLCSLCKIKMKTGITSHVTSRKHRFIYMKQLHPDSLPFYLNLDQIPKISSFLREKAEILEKTFGRGEYLVEVLPEGDDQKLMTLNYDEALKLLQNRSQKKGKRTSNHVLEDERGPDDSDCRRSSEVQMREERCMDFPSQRHPGRRALDMDRDYWPRRECSEKGLTRYPEYHSRRRSPGDEQGNHYGACREPVDHLKQKPRGRYSSAGFPAHRDKSYFTDFDPYTSRGGSPDPRYPRSHKAQDFITTYERQKYSDDLPSLSKERHPSDADDDKYLLRRKRQRQWEDIPEDRFSEPDNEGLRDEDHSGWKYSEDRAGYRYIRGVKEDKYQLDYKRPRLSASRYSLNEETGTPYPSIARNRILEEPTDNGCPESRIERGHTKLREYVSVAKFSLCVWSSDGNPAGQRSSEDTSGGHYSVNPQEEGVENLQPKCHSNFYSETGIERRRLPEDLPGQRYPEDYTGRNLPGVVWGDRLKEDIPGPCQVEDGSSRKLPPGAGFKEFASGYTEHPSQDRRYSDNTSEPRAVQGLGYERYRLPEDDLGVKSTAGIERYRFVGDTSASRLSSKSPMGLPSKDFERWGMREGPPSSYLAGNTHQESPAESADAAGVWCTESRAGRSYPSYAQTHTLSTGTQRHNLSEDGGTGSRQSFGARDKATACDVQGQVVSEYLRGIRYSAQSVGRGEPGGGQPRGKPTGGASHAGAPGRRDNEEGRRAEEPCWFTHSDTQLGTQPLKAQMSVVYQSCTQRSQEPERAFTLGGKSSNPAAFSPRQHGAGQLRSQDSPTVSIPGLDCISSEQGDSVPATVTTRTARVLQVLEQILMVQPRSSGQRPSASSGL, encoded by the exons ATGGAACAGCTCGAATCGGAAG AGAAAAGTGAGGAATGCGGAGCCCAGGCTTCTCACTTGCCCAGTGCAGAGCACAG CGAGAATAAAGGCAATGAGCTGTGTGCGAAGGAGCCTAAATCTCACTCCTGTAAG ctttgCGGCGTGAAAGATGTCAATATTTTACAGTACTACATGCATCTTGTGGGAGGAAAGCACAGACAG AGGTTGCGCCAGGAAGGCCTGACAG TTCCTGATTCAGAAGCAAGTTTACTAAAGAAGGGAGTTCTGCATGTCTATATGGAGATGCAGAACCGCAAGGAGCCAATTATTG GCTTGCAGTTTGTGGTCCAGTTCAAGAGCACGGGGGACTCGGATCATCCATATTACTTCTGCCAGCTGTGCAAAGTCCTGTGTCAGAACGACGCTATCAGCCACGTTGCCAGCCGTACGCATCGCTTTACTTACATT AAAGAAATTCATCCAGACATGCTGCCTCAGAATTTGAAAAACCCTGGGGCGATTCACCTCCTGAAACCCATCGCGCAGACGCTGGAGACGAATGAGGGCATGGGGGAGGTTCAG GTGCAGACCTTGTCTCCTGACGACTGGtctaaatttaaaacaatgagCCTGGAAGAGA TTATGGAGAAGTATCAGGTGGCAGCGTTCTCCACGAAGCTCCCCAGTGGCGATTCAGAAAAGTGCCAGAGCGACCTCCCAGTTG AAGCTTTGCCTTTTgaaaagaataagaaaatagAGAAGCTCAATGCACAGAAAGAAGTCAAGGAACGGAAATTTCCCTGCTGTGAG ATCTGTGAAGTGGTTTGCAGCAGTGAGATACAGTTAAACATGCACTTGAACGGAAAGAAGCACAAACTG aaactgaaaactgTTCAATGCAAAG AAAACTGGACTGCAGAAAGTGTGGGGACCTTAAAAAACTATGTTGAAAATCCCAAGAGGTCTGAACCAGTGGTGG GCCTGAAATACGTGACAGAATATCGCTTCCCAGATGAAAACCAAGTTCCTTATTACTTGTGCAGCCTGTGCAAAATCAAGATGAAAACAGGTATTACATCTCATGTCACGAGCCGGAAGCATCGCTTCATCTACATG AAACAACTGCATCCCGATTCGCTGCCATTCTATTTGAACCTAGATCAAATTCCTAAGATAAGCTCCTTCCTGAGGGAAAAGGCTGAGATCCTGGAGAAGACCTTTGGACGTGGCGAATACCTG GTAGAAGTACTACCAGAAGGTGATGACCAAAAACTCATGACCTTGAACTATGATGAAG CTCTGAAACTCCTGCAAAACAGGAGTCAAAAGAAGGGCAAGAGGACTTCTAATCATGTGTTAGAAG atgaaaggGGTCCGGATGACAGTGATTGCAGACGATCGTCAGAAGTTCAGATGAGGGAAGAGAGGTGTATGGACTTTCCCAGCCAGAGGCATCCTGGGAGAAGGGCTCTGGATATGGATCGTGACTACTGGCCCAGGAGAGAGTGTTCTGAAAAAGGCTTGACCAGGTACCCAGAATATCACTCTAGAAGAAGGTCTCCTGGAGATGAGCAGGGGAATCACTATGGGGCGTGCAGAGAGCCTGTAGATCATTTAAAACAGAAGCCAAGAGGAAGATACAGTTCTGCAGGCTTTCCAGCACACAGAGACAAATCTTACTTCACTGACTTTGACCCATACACCTCACGTGGGGGGAGCCCTGATCCAAGGTACCCCAGGAGCCATAAAGCACAGGATTTCATTACAACTTATGAAAGGCAGAAATATTCTGACGATCTGCCTAGTCTCTCGAAGGAAAGGCATCCTTCAGATGCTGATGATGACAAATACCTTTTGCGTCGTAAAAGGCAAAGACAGTGGGAGGACATCCCGGAAGACAGGTTCTCAGAACCTGATAATGAAGGCTTAAGAGATGAAGATCATTCTGGATGGAAGTATTCTGAAGACAGAGCAGGTTATAGATACATTAGAGGTGTTAAAGAGGATAAATACCAGTTGGACTATAAAAGACCTAGATTATCAGCTTCCAGGTACAGTCTGAATGAAGAAACAGGCACTCCCTATCCCAGTATCGCAAGGAACAGAATATTGGAGGAACCTACGGATAATGGGTGCCCTGAGAGCAGAATAGAGAGGGGCCATACAAAATTAAGAGAATACGTCTCGGTGGCAAAattttctctgtgtgtttgGAGCTCAGATGGAAATCCTGCAGGCCAGAGATCTTCTGAGGACACAAGTGGGGGACATTACTCTGTAAATCCACAAGAAGAAGGGGTAGAAAACCTCCAACCCAAATGCCACAGTAATTTCTACTCAGAAACTGGTATCGAAAGAAGAAGGTTACCTGAAGATCTTCCGGGTCAAAGGTACCCTGAGGATTACACGGGCAGGAATCTGCCTGGGGTTGTCTGGGGGGACAGATTAAAAGAAGACATTCCAGGACCCTGTCAAGTTGAAGACGGCAGCAGTAGAAAGCTTCCACCAGGTGCTGGTTTTAAAGAATTTGCTTCAGGTTACACAGAGCACCCATCTCAAGACAGAAGATACAGTGACAATACGTCAGAGCCTAGGGCAGTGCAGGGTCTGGGCTATGAACGATACAGGTTACCAGAAGATGACTTGGGAGTAAAGAGTACTGCAGGTATTGAACGGTACAGATTTGTGGGAGATACCTCTGCCAGCAGGCTCTCCAGCAAATCCCCAATGGGTTTGCCAAGTAAAGATTTTGAGAGGTGGGGAATGCGTGAGGGTCCTCCTTCCAGCTACCTTGCGGGGAACACCCACCAAGAAAGCCCAGCAGAGAGTGCAGATGCTGCCGGTGTGTGGTGCACTGAGAGCAGGGCAGGGAGGAGTTATCCTTCCTatgctcagacacacacactttcCACCGGCACTCAGAGGCACAACCTGTCAGAAGATGGTGGAACTGGCTCGAGACAAAGCTTTGGGGCTCGGGACAAAGCTACGGCCTGTGACGTCCAGggccaggtagtgagtgagtaCCTCCGAGGTATAAGGTACTCTGCACAGAGTGTCGGCAGAGGCGAGCCTGGGGGAGGCCAACCCAGAGGAAAGCCAACAGGGGGAGCATCCCATGCTGGGGCCCCAGGGAGAAGGGACAATGAGGAAGGCAGAAGGGCCGAAGAGCCATGCTGGTTCACTCACAGTGACACACAATTGGGAACACAACCCCTGAAGGCCCAAATGTCTGTCGTCTACCAGTCTTGTACCCAGAGATCACAAGAGCCAGAAAGAGCTTTTACTTTAGGAGGCAAATCCAGCAACCCTGCAGCCTTCAGTCCCAGACAGCATGGTGCTGGACAATTGAGAAG CCAAGACTCTCCCACAGTCAGTATACCCGGCTTGGATTGCATTTCCTCAGAGCAG GGCGACAGTGTCCCAGCAACTGTAACAACACGTACAGCTAGAGTACTGCAAGTGTTGGAGCAAATCTTAATGGTACAG CCTCGATCCAGTGGCCAGAGACCCTCAGCTTCATCAGGCCTTTAA
- the LOC107078602 gene encoding uncharacterized protein isoform X2 — translation MEQLESEEKSEECGAQASHLPSAEHSENKGNELCAKEPKSHSCKLCGVKDVNILQYYMHLVGGKHRQRLRQEGLTVPDSEASLLKKGVLHVYMEMQNRKEPIIGLQFVVQFKSTGDSDHPYYFCQLCKVLCQNDAISHVASRTHRFTYIKEIHPDMLPQNLKNPGAIHLLKPIAQTLETNEGMGEVQVQTLSPDDWSKFKTMSLEEIMEKYQVAAFSTKLPSGDSEKCQSDLPVALPFEKNKKIEKLNAQKEVKERKFPCCEICEVVCSSEIQLNMHLNGKKHKLKLKTVQCKENWTAESVGTLKNYVENPKRSEPVVGLKYVTEYRFPDENQVPYYLCSLCKIKMKTGITSHVTSRKHRFIYMKQLHPDSLPFYLNLDQIPKISSFLREKAEILEKTFGRGEYLVEVLPEGDDQKLMTLNYDEALKLLQNRSQKKGKRTSNHVLEDERGPDDSDCRRSSEVQMREERCMDFPSQRHPGRRALDMDRDYWPRRECSEKGLTRYPEYHSRRRSPGDEQGNHYGACREPVDHLKQKPRGRYSSAGFPAHRDKSYFTDFDPYTSRGGSPDPRYPRSHKAQDFITTYERQKYSDDLPSLSKERHPSDADDDKYLLRRKRQRQWEDIPEDRFSEPDNEGLRDEDHSGWKYSEDRAGYRYIRGVKEDKYQLDYKRPRLSASRYSLNEETGTPYPSIARNRILEEPTDNGCPESRIERGHTKLREYVSVAKFSLCVWSSDGNPAGQRSSEDTSGGHYSVNPQEEGVENLQPKCHSNFYSETGIERRRLPEDLPGQRYPEDYTGRNLPGVVWGDRLKEDIPGPCQVEDGSSRKLPPGAGFKEFASGYTEHPSQDRRYSDNTSEPRAVQGLGYERYRLPEDDLGVKSTAGIERYRFVGDTSASRLSSKSPMGLPSKDFERWGMREGPPSSYLAGNTHQESPAESADAAGVWCTESRAGRSYPSYAQTHTLSTGTQRHNLSEDGGTGSRQSFGARDKATACDVQGQVVSEYLRGIRYSAQSVGRGEPGGGQPRGKPTGGASHAGAPGRRDNEEGRRAEEPCWFTHSDTQLGTQPLKAQMSVVYQSCTQRSQEPERAFTLGGKSSNPAAFSPRQHGAGQLRSQDSPTVSIPGLDCISSEQGDSVPATVTTRTARVLQVLEQILMVQPRSSGQRPSASSGL, via the exons ATGGAACAGCTCGAATCGGAAG AGAAAAGTGAGGAATGCGGAGCCCAGGCTTCTCACTTGCCCAGTGCAGAGCACAG CGAGAATAAAGGCAATGAGCTGTGTGCGAAGGAGCCTAAATCTCACTCCTGTAAG ctttgCGGCGTGAAAGATGTCAATATTTTACAGTACTACATGCATCTTGTGGGAGGAAAGCACAGACAG AGGTTGCGCCAGGAAGGCCTGACAG TTCCTGATTCAGAAGCAAGTTTACTAAAGAAGGGAGTTCTGCATGTCTATATGGAGATGCAGAACCGCAAGGAGCCAATTATTG GCTTGCAGTTTGTGGTCCAGTTCAAGAGCACGGGGGACTCGGATCATCCATATTACTTCTGCCAGCTGTGCAAAGTCCTGTGTCAGAACGACGCTATCAGCCACGTTGCCAGCCGTACGCATCGCTTTACTTACATT AAAGAAATTCATCCAGACATGCTGCCTCAGAATTTGAAAAACCCTGGGGCGATTCACCTCCTGAAACCCATCGCGCAGACGCTGGAGACGAATGAGGGCATGGGGGAGGTTCAG GTGCAGACCTTGTCTCCTGACGACTGGtctaaatttaaaacaatgagCCTGGAAGAGA TTATGGAGAAGTATCAGGTGGCAGCGTTCTCCACGAAGCTCCCCAGTGGCGATTCAGAAAAGTGCCAGAGCGACCTCCCAGTTG CTTTGCCTTTTgaaaagaataagaaaatagAGAAGCTCAATGCACAGAAAGAAGTCAAGGAACGGAAATTTCCCTGCTGTGAG ATCTGTGAAGTGGTTTGCAGCAGTGAGATACAGTTAAACATGCACTTGAACGGAAAGAAGCACAAACTG aaactgaaaactgTTCAATGCAAAG AAAACTGGACTGCAGAAAGTGTGGGGACCTTAAAAAACTATGTTGAAAATCCCAAGAGGTCTGAACCAGTGGTGG GCCTGAAATACGTGACAGAATATCGCTTCCCAGATGAAAACCAAGTTCCTTATTACTTGTGCAGCCTGTGCAAAATCAAGATGAAAACAGGTATTACATCTCATGTCACGAGCCGGAAGCATCGCTTCATCTACATG AAACAACTGCATCCCGATTCGCTGCCATTCTATTTGAACCTAGATCAAATTCCTAAGATAAGCTCCTTCCTGAGGGAAAAGGCTGAGATCCTGGAGAAGACCTTTGGACGTGGCGAATACCTG GTAGAAGTACTACCAGAAGGTGATGACCAAAAACTCATGACCTTGAACTATGATGAAG CTCTGAAACTCCTGCAAAACAGGAGTCAAAAGAAGGGCAAGAGGACTTCTAATCATGTGTTAGAAG atgaaaggGGTCCGGATGACAGTGATTGCAGACGATCGTCAGAAGTTCAGATGAGGGAAGAGAGGTGTATGGACTTTCCCAGCCAGAGGCATCCTGGGAGAAGGGCTCTGGATATGGATCGTGACTACTGGCCCAGGAGAGAGTGTTCTGAAAAAGGCTTGACCAGGTACCCAGAATATCACTCTAGAAGAAGGTCTCCTGGAGATGAGCAGGGGAATCACTATGGGGCGTGCAGAGAGCCTGTAGATCATTTAAAACAGAAGCCAAGAGGAAGATACAGTTCTGCAGGCTTTCCAGCACACAGAGACAAATCTTACTTCACTGACTTTGACCCATACACCTCACGTGGGGGGAGCCCTGATCCAAGGTACCCCAGGAGCCATAAAGCACAGGATTTCATTACAACTTATGAAAGGCAGAAATATTCTGACGATCTGCCTAGTCTCTCGAAGGAAAGGCATCCTTCAGATGCTGATGATGACAAATACCTTTTGCGTCGTAAAAGGCAAAGACAGTGGGAGGACATCCCGGAAGACAGGTTCTCAGAACCTGATAATGAAGGCTTAAGAGATGAAGATCATTCTGGATGGAAGTATTCTGAAGACAGAGCAGGTTATAGATACATTAGAGGTGTTAAAGAGGATAAATACCAGTTGGACTATAAAAGACCTAGATTATCAGCTTCCAGGTACAGTCTGAATGAAGAAACAGGCACTCCCTATCCCAGTATCGCAAGGAACAGAATATTGGAGGAACCTACGGATAATGGGTGCCCTGAGAGCAGAATAGAGAGGGGCCATACAAAATTAAGAGAATACGTCTCGGTGGCAAAattttctctgtgtgtttgGAGCTCAGATGGAAATCCTGCAGGCCAGAGATCTTCTGAGGACACAAGTGGGGGACATTACTCTGTAAATCCACAAGAAGAAGGGGTAGAAAACCTCCAACCCAAATGCCACAGTAATTTCTACTCAGAAACTGGTATCGAAAGAAGAAGGTTACCTGAAGATCTTCCGGGTCAAAGGTACCCTGAGGATTACACGGGCAGGAATCTGCCTGGGGTTGTCTGGGGGGACAGATTAAAAGAAGACATTCCAGGACCCTGTCAAGTTGAAGACGGCAGCAGTAGAAAGCTTCCACCAGGTGCTGGTTTTAAAGAATTTGCTTCAGGTTACACAGAGCACCCATCTCAAGACAGAAGATACAGTGACAATACGTCAGAGCCTAGGGCAGTGCAGGGTCTGGGCTATGAACGATACAGGTTACCAGAAGATGACTTGGGAGTAAAGAGTACTGCAGGTATTGAACGGTACAGATTTGTGGGAGATACCTCTGCCAGCAGGCTCTCCAGCAAATCCCCAATGGGTTTGCCAAGTAAAGATTTTGAGAGGTGGGGAATGCGTGAGGGTCCTCCTTCCAGCTACCTTGCGGGGAACACCCACCAAGAAAGCCCAGCAGAGAGTGCAGATGCTGCCGGTGTGTGGTGCACTGAGAGCAGGGCAGGGAGGAGTTATCCTTCCTatgctcagacacacacactttcCACCGGCACTCAGAGGCACAACCTGTCAGAAGATGGTGGAACTGGCTCGAGACAAAGCTTTGGGGCTCGGGACAAAGCTACGGCCTGTGACGTCCAGggccaggtagtgagtgagtaCCTCCGAGGTATAAGGTACTCTGCACAGAGTGTCGGCAGAGGCGAGCCTGGGGGAGGCCAACCCAGAGGAAAGCCAACAGGGGGAGCATCCCATGCTGGGGCCCCAGGGAGAAGGGACAATGAGGAAGGCAGAAGGGCCGAAGAGCCATGCTGGTTCACTCACAGTGACACACAATTGGGAACACAACCCCTGAAGGCCCAAATGTCTGTCGTCTACCAGTCTTGTACCCAGAGATCACAAGAGCCAGAAAGAGCTTTTACTTTAGGAGGCAAATCCAGCAACCCTGCAGCCTTCAGTCCCAGACAGCATGGTGCTGGACAATTGAGAAG CCAAGACTCTCCCACAGTCAGTATACCCGGCTTGGATTGCATTTCCTCAGAGCAG GGCGACAGTGTCCCAGCAACTGTAACAACACGTACAGCTAGAGTACTGCAAGTGTTGGAGCAAATCTTAATGGTACAG CCTCGATCCAGTGGCCAGAGACCCTCAGCTTCATCAGGCCTTTAA